A region from the Mycobacterium heidelbergense genome encodes:
- the kdpB gene encoding potassium-transporting ATPase subunit KdpB, with the protein MTATAVDSAGQTQTSTKRVQGGLLDPKMLWRSTPEALRKLDPRTLWRNPVMFIVEIGAAWSTALAVLNDTWFAWLTVSWLWLTVLFANLAEAVAEGRGKAQAETLRKAKTSTMARRLRNWEPGAAAVEEQVAAPLLQQGDVVVIEAGQVIPGDGDVVEGIASVDESAITGESAPVIRESGGDRSAVTGGTTVLSDRIVVQITQKPGESFIDRMISLVEGANRQKTPNEIALNILLAALTIIFVFAVATLQPLAIYSKSNSPGVPDSQALNANGVTGIVMVALLVCLIPTTIGALLSAIGIAGMDRLVQRNVLAMSGRAVEAAGDVNTLLLDKTGTITLGNRQAAAFIPLDGITSAQLADAAQLSSLADETPEGRSVVVFAKEHFGLRARTPGELAHARWVQFSAATRMSGVDLDGHMLRKGAASSVAEWVRAQGGKVPQQLGEIVDGISAGGGTPLVVGEYADGEADKKARVLGIIHLKDVVKQGMRERFDEMRRMGIRTVMITGDNPLTAKAIADEAGVDDFLAEATPEDKLALIKREQEGGKLVAMTGDGTNDAPALAQADVGVAMNTGTSAAKEAGNMVDLDSDPTKLIEIVEIGKQLLITRGALTTFSIANDIAKYFAIIPAMFVALFPGLDMINIMRLHSPQSAILSAVIFNAIIIVMLIPLSLRGVRYTPSSASKLLSRNLYVYGLGGIVAPFIGIKLIDLIVQFVPGMS; encoded by the coding sequence ATGACCGCGACCGCTGTCGATTCGGCTGGGCAGACGCAGACGAGCACGAAACGGGTTCAGGGCGGGTTGCTCGACCCGAAGATGCTGTGGAGGTCGACGCCGGAAGCGCTGCGCAAGCTCGACCCGCGCACCCTGTGGCGTAACCCGGTGATGTTCATCGTCGAAATCGGCGCCGCCTGGAGCACCGCGTTGGCGGTCCTCAACGACACGTGGTTCGCCTGGTTGACCGTGAGCTGGTTATGGCTGACCGTGCTCTTCGCGAACCTCGCGGAGGCGGTCGCCGAGGGCCGCGGCAAGGCCCAGGCCGAAACGCTGCGTAAGGCGAAGACCTCCACCATGGCCCGGCGGCTCAGGAACTGGGAACCCGGCGCCGCTGCCGTGGAAGAACAGGTCGCGGCGCCGCTGCTGCAACAGGGCGACGTCGTGGTGATCGAAGCCGGGCAGGTGATACCCGGGGACGGCGACGTGGTGGAAGGCATTGCGTCGGTGGATGAATCGGCGATCACCGGCGAGTCGGCGCCAGTGATCCGCGAGTCCGGCGGTGACCGTTCGGCGGTCACCGGCGGCACCACGGTGCTGAGCGACCGGATCGTCGTGCAAATCACGCAAAAGCCCGGAGAGAGCTTCATCGATCGGATGATCTCGCTCGTCGAAGGGGCCAACCGGCAAAAGACGCCCAACGAGATCGCGCTGAACATCCTGCTGGCCGCGCTGACGATCATCTTCGTCTTCGCCGTCGCGACTCTGCAGCCGCTGGCGATCTACTCCAAGTCGAACAGCCCGGGCGTCCCGGATAGCCAGGCGCTCAACGCAAATGGTGTCACCGGAATCGTGATGGTGGCGCTGTTGGTGTGCCTGATCCCCACGACGATCGGGGCGCTGCTGTCCGCCATCGGCATCGCCGGCATGGACCGGCTGGTGCAGCGCAACGTGCTCGCGATGTCCGGGCGCGCGGTGGAAGCCGCCGGCGACGTCAACACGCTGCTCCTCGACAAGACGGGGACCATCACCCTCGGCAACCGCCAGGCCGCCGCCTTCATCCCCCTGGATGGGATCACCTCGGCGCAACTGGCCGACGCCGCCCAGTTGTCGAGCCTCGCCGACGAGACGCCGGAAGGACGCTCGGTCGTCGTGTTCGCCAAAGAACACTTCGGCCTGCGGGCGCGGACCCCGGGTGAGCTGGCGCACGCCCGGTGGGTTCAATTCTCCGCCGCGACCCGGATGTCCGGTGTGGACCTCGACGGGCACATGCTGCGCAAGGGTGCCGCCAGTTCGGTCGCGGAATGGGTACGCGCGCAAGGGGGTAAGGTCCCGCAGCAGCTCGGCGAGATCGTCGACGGCATCTCCGCCGGCGGCGGCACCCCGCTGGTCGTCGGCGAGTACGCCGACGGCGAGGCCGACAAAAAAGCAAGAGTGCTGGGCATCATCCACCTCAAGGACGTCGTCAAGCAGGGCATGCGTGAACGCTTCGACGAGATGCGGCGGATGGGCATCCGGACGGTGATGATCACCGGCGATAACCCGTTGACCGCCAAGGCGATTGCGGACGAGGCCGGGGTCGACGACTTCCTCGCCGAGGCCACGCCCGAGGACAAGCTCGCGCTGATCAAGCGCGAGCAGGAGGGCGGCAAGCTGGTCGCGATGACCGGCGATGGCACCAACGACGCGCCGGCGCTGGCTCAGGCCGACGTGGGCGTGGCGATGAACACCGGAACCTCGGCCGCCAAAGAGGCCGGCAACATGGTCGACCTCGACTCCGACCCCACGAAACTCATCGAAATCGTCGAGATCGGCAAGCAGCTGCTGATCACCCGCGGGGCCCTGACCACCTTCTCCATCGCCAACGACATCGCCAAGTACTTCGCGATCATCCCGGCGATGTTCGTCGCGCTGTTCCCCGGGCTGGACATGATCAACATCATGCGGCTGCACAGCCCGCAGTCGGCGATCCTGTCGGCGGTGATCTTCAACGCCATCATCATCGTCATGCTGATCCCGCTGTCGCTGCGCGGCGTGCGCTACACGCCGAGCAGCGCGTCAAAACTGTTGAGCCGCAACCTCTACGTCTACGGGCTCGGCGGTATCGTCGCCCCGTTCATCGGGATCAAGCTGATCGACCTCATCGTCCAATTCGTCCCCGGGATGTCCTGA
- the kdpA gene encoding potassium-transporting ATPase subunit KdpA: MSTTTAGIVFLVVLVAALVVVHVPLGDYMYRVYTAEKDSYAERVIYRLIGVDSRSEQTWGAYARSVLAFSSISILFLFVFQLVQDKLPLHLHDPATKMTPGLAWNTAISFVTNTNWQAYSGESTQGHLVQMAGLAVQNFVSAAVGMAVAVALVRGFVRRRTGDLGNFWVDLVRGTLRILLPISVVSAILLVAGGAIQNFHLHDQAVTTLGGAQQTITGGPVASQEVIKELGTNGGGFYNANSAHPFENPTAWSNWLEIFLISVIGFSLPRTFGRMVGSKKQGYAIASVMATLSALSVTFMLWFQLQHHGTVPTAVGAAMEGTEQRLGVADSAVFADATTLTSTGAVDSFHDSYTSLGGMITMFNMQLGEVAPGGTGSGLYGMLILAVITVFVAGLMVGRTPEYLGKKINPREIKLAASYFLVTPLIVLIGTAVAMALPGERAGMLNTGPHGLSEVLYAFTSAANNNGSAFAGLSANTNWYNTALGLAMVFGRFLPMMLVLALAGSLAKQGHTPESAGTLPTHRPQFVGMVAGVTVILVALTFLPMLALGPLAEGIH; the protein is encoded by the coding sequence GTGAGCACAACAACAGCGGGGATCGTGTTCCTGGTCGTCCTCGTCGCGGCGCTCGTGGTGGTGCATGTGCCCCTCGGCGACTACATGTATCGGGTGTACACGGCGGAGAAGGACTCCTACGCCGAGCGGGTGATCTACCGGCTGATCGGTGTCGATTCCCGCTCGGAGCAGACGTGGGGCGCCTACGCCCGAAGCGTTTTGGCGTTCTCCTCGATCAGCATCCTCTTCCTGTTCGTGTTCCAGCTCGTGCAGGACAAGCTGCCGTTGCATCTGCATGATCCGGCCACAAAAATGACCCCGGGGCTGGCGTGGAACACCGCGATCAGCTTTGTCACCAACACCAACTGGCAGGCGTACTCCGGCGAGTCAACCCAGGGCCACCTGGTGCAGATGGCCGGGCTGGCGGTGCAGAACTTCGTGTCGGCCGCCGTCGGCATGGCGGTGGCCGTGGCGCTGGTGCGCGGCTTTGTCCGCAGGCGCACCGGCGATCTGGGCAACTTCTGGGTCGACCTGGTGCGCGGCACGCTGCGCATCCTGCTGCCCATCTCGGTCGTCAGCGCGATCCTGCTGGTCGCCGGCGGCGCGATCCAGAACTTCCACCTGCACGACCAGGCGGTCACCACCCTCGGTGGCGCCCAGCAGACGATCACCGGCGGCCCGGTCGCCAGCCAGGAAGTGATCAAGGAACTGGGCACCAACGGCGGCGGGTTCTACAACGCGAACTCGGCGCACCCGTTCGAGAACCCGACCGCGTGGTCCAACTGGCTGGAGATCTTCCTGATTTCCGTGATCGGTTTCTCGCTGCCGCGCACCTTCGGTCGCATGGTGGGCAGCAAGAAGCAGGGTTATGCGATCGCCTCGGTGATGGCGACGTTGTCCGCGCTCAGCGTGACGTTCATGCTGTGGTTCCAGTTGCAGCACCACGGCACCGTGCCCACCGCGGTCGGGGCGGCCATGGAAGGTACGGAACAGCGGCTCGGCGTGGCGGATTCGGCGGTGTTCGCCGACGCGACAACGCTCACCTCCACCGGTGCCGTCGACTCGTTCCACGACTCCTACACCAGCCTCGGCGGGATGATCACGATGTTCAACATGCAGCTCGGGGAGGTCGCCCCGGGCGGCACCGGCTCGGGCCTCTACGGCATGTTGATCCTGGCGGTGATCACCGTTTTCGTTGCCGGACTGATGGTCGGGCGCACCCCGGAATACCTCGGCAAGAAGATCAACCCCCGCGAAATCAAGCTCGCCGCAAGCTATTTCCTGGTCACCCCGCTGATCGTGCTCATCGGCACCGCGGTCGCGATGGCGCTGCCCGGCGAACGCGCCGGCATGCTCAACACCGGCCCGCACGGGCTGTCGGAGGTGCTGTACGCGTTCACCTCGGCGGCCAACAACAACGGCTCCGCGTTCGCCGGGCTCAGCGCCAACACCAACTGGTACAACACCGCCCTCGGGCTGGCGATGGTCTTCGGCCGATTCCTGCCGATGATGCTCGTCCTGGCGCTCGCCGGTTCGCTCGCCAAGCAGGGCCACACGCCGGAATCGGCGGGCACCCTGCCGACTCACCGGCCGCAGTTCGTCGGAATGGTCGCCGGCGTCACGGTGATCCTCGTTGCCCTCACTTTCCTGCCCATGCTCGCGCTCGGGCCTCTCGCTGAAGGAATCCACTGA
- the kdpF gene encoding K(+)-transporting ATPase subunit F, whose translation MNYENIVGLVLSVLLALYLGGALLFPERF comes from the coding sequence ATGAACTACGAAAACATTGTCGGCTTGGTGCTTTCCGTCCTCCTTGCGCTGTACCTCGGGGGCGCCCTGCTGTTCCCGGAGAGGTTCTAG
- a CDS encoding sensor histidine kinase: MIGDPNTETRDRPRWLPHSLRRQLLLGMLAIVSVVLVTVGIVSVLSLRGYVTAMSDADVAQSLDALSNSYGRYRNAAQRGTEPIAKAMLEFTDQTPGNVIAVLRHGVVIGSAVFSEPEARPAPPEVLRAIEAQSWPDAPPRTERLGDLGSYRVDSRVDGSDLLVVGVSLARADQIIARKQITTTALVAAALVVTAGLTGWVVGYTLRPLRRLAATAAEVAAMPLTDGDRRISVRVRPQDTDPGNEVGIVGHTLNRLLDNVDSALAHRADSDLRMRQFITDASHELRTPLAAIQGYAELTRQDSSALPPTTEYALARIESEARRMALLVDELLLLSRLGEGEDLQTQDVDLADLVTNAVNDAAVAAPTHHWVKDLPDEPVWVRGDHARLHQLVSNLLSNARLHTPAGVTVATGIVCHRRDTEAPYAELTVADDGPGISPELLPRLFERFARADTSRSNGSGIGLGLAIVSSIVKAHHGSVTAESVGGRTVFRVRLPMIEDPAADGA; the protein is encoded by the coding sequence ATGATCGGCGACCCGAACACGGAAACCAGGGATCGTCCGCGATGGCTTCCCCATTCGCTGCGCCGCCAGTTGCTGCTGGGCATGTTGGCCATCGTCAGCGTGGTGCTGGTGACGGTCGGAATCGTCTCCGTCCTCAGCCTGCGCGGCTACGTCACCGCGATGAGCGACGCCGACGTCGCGCAATCCCTTGACGCACTGAGCAACTCGTACGGCAGATACCGCAACGCGGCACAACGCGGCACCGAGCCGATCGCGAAGGCGATGCTGGAATTCACCGATCAGACACCGGGGAACGTCATCGCGGTGCTCCGCCACGGGGTGGTGATCGGCTCGGCGGTCTTTTCCGAGCCCGAAGCGCGACCCGCGCCGCCCGAGGTGCTCCGCGCCATCGAAGCGCAATCGTGGCCCGACGCCCCGCCACGGACCGAGAGACTCGGCGACCTGGGTTCGTATCGGGTTGACAGCCGCGTCGACGGATCCGACCTTTTGGTCGTCGGGGTATCGCTGGCGCGCGCCGACCAGATCATCGCCCGCAAACAGATCACCACCACGGCGCTCGTGGCGGCGGCGTTGGTGGTTACCGCCGGCCTCACCGGTTGGGTGGTCGGGTATACCCTTCGCCCGCTGCGCCGCCTCGCGGCGACCGCCGCCGAGGTGGCCGCGATGCCGCTGACCGACGGCGACCGCCGGATCAGCGTCAGGGTGCGGCCGCAGGACACCGACCCGGGCAACGAGGTCGGCATCGTCGGGCACACGCTGAACCGGTTGCTGGACAACGTGGACAGCGCGCTCGCGCATCGCGCCGACTCCGATTTGCGGATGCGGCAATTCATCACCGACGCCAGCCACGAGTTGCGCACCCCGCTGGCGGCGATTCAGGGCTACGCCGAACTGACCCGACAGGACAGCTCGGCGCTGCCGCCGACCACCGAATACGCGCTGGCCCGCATCGAATCCGAAGCGCGGCGCATGGCCCTGCTCGTCGACGAGCTGCTGCTGCTCTCGCGCCTCGGCGAGGGCGAAGACCTGCAGACCCAGGACGTCGACCTGGCCGATCTCGTCACCAATGCGGTGAACGACGCGGCGGTCGCGGCGCCGACACACCATTGGGTCAAAGACCTGCCCGACGAGCCGGTGTGGGTGCGCGGGGACCATGCCCGGCTGCACCAGCTCGTCAGCAATCTGCTCAGCAATGCCCGGCTGCACACCCCGGCGGGCGTCACGGTGGCGACCGGAATCGTCTGCCACCGCCGCGACACCGAAGCGCCGTACGCGGAACTGACCGTCGCCGACGACGGGCCCGGCATCAGCCCGGAGCTCCTGCCGCGCCTGTTCGAGCGGTTCGCCCGCGCGGACACGTCCAGGTCGAACGGCTCGGGAATCGGGCTGGGCCTGGCCATCGTGAGTTCGATCGTCAAGGCCCACCATGGCTCGGTGACCGCCGAATCCGTAGGCGGCCGAACGGTGTTCAGGGTAAGGCTGCCGATGATCGAGGATCCGGCCGCGGACGGAGCCTGA
- a CDS encoding response regulator transcription factor, which translates to MTAMSGYAGSQRPRQAILGQLPRIYRADGSSIRVLLVDDEPTLTNLVKMALHYEGWVVDIAHNGREAIAKFDSVNPDVLVLDIMLPDVDGLRILQRIRESDAYTPTLFLTARDSVMDRVTGLTAGADDYMTKPFSLEELVARLRGLLRRSAQQNPPAVETLKVGELYVDTASREVTRGGTPISLSSTEFELLRFLMRNPRRALSRTEILDRVWNYDFAGRTSIVDLYISYLRKKIDSGRDPMIHTVRGVGYMLRPPE; encoded by the coding sequence ATGACCGCAATGTCGGGATACGCTGGCAGCCAGCGGCCACGCCAGGCCATTCTGGGGCAGCTGCCCCGCATTTACCGTGCCGATGGATCATCGATCCGGGTTTTGCTGGTCGACGACGAGCCCACGTTGACCAACCTGGTGAAGATGGCGCTGCATTACGAGGGCTGGGTCGTCGACATCGCCCACAACGGGCGCGAGGCCATCGCGAAGTTCGACAGCGTCAACCCCGACGTCCTGGTCCTCGACATCATGCTTCCCGATGTGGACGGGCTGCGGATCCTGCAGCGGATCCGCGAATCCGATGCCTACACCCCGACGCTCTTCCTCACCGCCCGCGACTCGGTCATGGACCGGGTCACCGGCCTCACCGCCGGCGCCGACGACTACATGACCAAGCCGTTCAGCCTCGAGGAACTGGTCGCCCGGCTGCGTGGGTTGTTGCGCCGCTCGGCCCAGCAGAACCCACCCGCCGTCGAAACGCTGAAGGTCGGCGAGCTGTACGTGGACACCGCCAGCCGCGAGGTCACCCGCGGCGGCACGCCCATATCGCTGTCCTCGACCGAGTTCGAGTTGCTTCGCTTCCTCATGCGCAATCCCCGTCGCGCGCTGAGCCGCACGGAAATCCTTGACCGGGTGTGGAACTACGACTTCGCCGGGCGCACCAGCATCGTCGATTTGTACATCTCGTACCTGAGAAAGAAGATCGACTCGGGCAGGGACCCGATGATCCATACCGTCCGGGGGGTTGGGTACATGCTGCGGCCGCCGGAATGA
- a CDS encoding PPE family protein has product MDFGALPPEVNSGRMYLGPGPGTLLAASAGWESLAAELTDAATGYQSVIASLTDESWLGPTSMSMAAAVAPYMSWMTATAEQCEQAAAQATGAAAAYETAYAMTVPPALIAANRARLMALVATNLLGQNTPAIMATEAEYSEMWAQDAAAMYNYAASSAIASSFGAFTSPPQTTNPGGLAGQTQTTTSQLISSVPQALQNLATPGSGTGVSQAAAGTAASLGSSGATGPLGALSSLSGATGKTATKGASTGAGALSGLTSSVISVLGGNSAELTNVLGLGSDLAGLGGDGAGLGTDGAGLGFDGYGLSLDFAGAGSILGAEGVSGFPTPGELGGGLGSLGLGEGASASVGQAASLGTLSVPPTWADAVSSVTPLPAVDANAMPGGWGAAPTGPTTAGISKLPLGAMVGRESEGAVQRIGFRPMLIPRSPVAG; this is encoded by the coding sequence ATGGACTTTGGCGCATTGCCACCAGAGGTCAACTCCGGCCGGATGTATCTGGGCCCGGGGCCCGGCACCCTGCTGGCCGCCTCGGCGGGATGGGAGTCGCTGGCCGCCGAGCTCACCGATGCCGCCACCGGCTACCAGTCGGTGATCGCGAGCCTCACCGACGAGTCGTGGCTGGGGCCGACGTCGATGTCGATGGCGGCCGCCGTCGCGCCCTACATGTCATGGATGACGGCCACCGCCGAGCAGTGCGAGCAGGCGGCCGCCCAGGCCACCGGCGCCGCGGCCGCCTACGAGACGGCGTACGCGATGACGGTGCCGCCGGCGCTGATCGCGGCGAACCGGGCGCGGCTCATGGCGTTGGTCGCCACCAACCTCCTGGGGCAGAACACGCCGGCGATCATGGCCACCGAGGCCGAGTACAGCGAAATGTGGGCCCAGGACGCGGCGGCAATGTACAACTACGCCGCCAGTTCGGCCATCGCCTCGTCGTTCGGCGCCTTCACATCGCCGCCGCAGACCACCAATCCCGGCGGGCTCGCCGGCCAGACCCAGACGACGACGTCGCAGCTGATTTCGTCCGTACCGCAAGCCCTTCAGAATCTGGCAACCCCCGGGTCCGGCACGGGGGTGTCGCAGGCGGCGGCGGGCACCGCGGCGTCGCTGGGGTCGTCGGGGGCTACCGGCCCCCTCGGCGCGCTCTCGAGCCTGAGCGGCGCCACAGGCAAAACCGCCACCAAGGGCGCCAGCACCGGGGCGGGGGCGCTATCCGGCTTGACCTCAAGCGTGATCTCCGTGCTGGGCGGAAATTCGGCCGAATTGACCAATGTGCTCGGCCTGGGCTCCGATCTGGCCGGCCTGGGCGGCGATGGCGCGGGGTTGGGCACCGACGGCGCCGGACTCGGTTTCGACGGGTACGGCCTGTCGCTCGATTTCGCGGGCGCGGGTTCGATTCTGGGCGCCGAAGGAGTTTCGGGCTTTCCCACTCCAGGGGAGTTGGGCGGGGGTCTGGGAAGCCTCGGGCTGGGCGAAGGCGCCTCGGCGAGCGTGGGTCAAGCGGCCTCGCTCGGCACCTTGTCGGTACCGCCGACTTGGGCCGACGCGGTCTCGTCGGTCACGCCGTTGCCCGCCGTGGACGCCAACGCCATGCCGGGCGGCTGGGGCGCCGCGCCGACCGGACCAACCACGGCGGGCATTTCCAAGTTGCCGTTGGGCGCCATGGTCGGTCGCGAGTCCGAGGGTGCGGTTCAGCGGATCGGGTTCCGCCCCATGCTCATTCCGCGTTCGCCGGTGGCCGGTTAG
- a CDS encoding WXG100 family type VII secretion target: protein MTINYQFGDVDSHGALIRAQAASLEAEHQAIVRDVLAAGDFWGGSGSVACQEFITQLGRNFQVIYEQANAHGQKVQTAGSNMASTDSAVGSSWA from the coding sequence ATGACCATCAATTATCAGTTCGGCGATGTGGATTCGCATGGCGCGTTGATTCGTGCGCAGGCCGCGTCGTTGGAGGCCGAGCATCAGGCCATCGTTCGTGATGTGTTGGCCGCCGGTGACTTTTGGGGCGGCTCGGGTTCGGTGGCCTGCCAGGAGTTCATCACCCAGTTGGGTCGCAACTTCCAGGTGATCTACGAGCAGGCCAACGCCCACGGCCAGAAGGTGCAGACCGCCGGCAGCAACATGGCCAGCACCGACAGCGCCGTCGGCTCCAGCTGGGCCTGA
- a CDS encoding WXG100 family type VII secretion target, with amino-acid sequence MATRFMTDPHEMRAMAGRFEVHAQTVEDEARKMWASSMNIAGAGWSGQAQATSYDTMGQMNQAFRNIVNMLHGVRDGLIRDANNYEQQEQASQQILSS; translated from the coding sequence ATGGCAACACGTTTTATGACCGATCCGCACGAGATGCGGGCGATGGCGGGCCGTTTTGAGGTGCACGCCCAGACCGTTGAGGACGAGGCCCGCAAGATGTGGGCGTCGTCGATGAACATCGCCGGGGCCGGCTGGAGTGGGCAGGCGCAGGCGACCTCGTATGACACCATGGGGCAGATGAATCAGGCGTTCCGCAACATCGTGAACATGCTGCACGGGGTGCGCGACGGGTTGATCCGTGACGCCAACAACTATGAGCAGCAAGAGCAGGCTTCCCAGCAGATTTTGAGCAGCTAG
- a CDS encoding PPE family protein, producing the protein MVLDFAALPPEVNSALMYTGAGSGPLMAAATAWSNLAAELSTTATSWESIVGTLTGEQWTGAGSAAAAAAAQPYVSWLSTTATAAEQAATQASASAAAYEAAFTGTVPPPVIAANRAQLAALVATNFLGINTPAIMATEAQYMEMWVQDALTMYTYSAAAAASSVLQPLAPASPTASPAAAATQGSAVSAALASAQTNSAATGLGGLLANFGTESFGTEIWNAFSTAFPGPAEVLTEADGLFGTLFSFNGIQQFGVTAAWFVGTAIPTAVSYIHTAAAAAAPAAAASDVVPLAGGAAIGEGSLVNSVGSGAMSAGMAEASAVGGLSVPASWSSAAPATLASSTAPLEGSGWTAAAEAEPVAAMPGMPGMAGAAKGAAAYGTGPRYGFKPIVMPKQVVV; encoded by the coding sequence ATGGTCTTAGATTTCGCAGCCTTGCCGCCGGAGGTCAACTCCGCGCTCATGTACACCGGCGCCGGTTCAGGACCGCTGATGGCGGCCGCGACGGCCTGGAGCAACCTGGCCGCCGAGCTGAGCACCACGGCGACCTCCTGGGAGTCGATCGTCGGGACCCTGACCGGCGAGCAGTGGACGGGTGCGGGATCGGCGGCGGCGGCGGCCGCTGCCCAGCCTTATGTGAGCTGGCTGTCCACCACCGCCACGGCGGCCGAGCAGGCCGCCACCCAGGCGTCTGCGTCGGCAGCCGCCTACGAGGCAGCCTTCACTGGGACGGTGCCACCGCCGGTGATCGCCGCGAACCGGGCGCAACTGGCGGCGCTGGTCGCGACGAATTTCCTGGGCATCAACACGCCGGCGATCATGGCCACCGAGGCCCAATACATGGAAATGTGGGTCCAGGACGCACTCACGATGTACACGTATTCGGCGGCGGCGGCAGCGTCCTCGGTCCTTCAGCCGCTGGCGCCGGCGTCACCGACCGCCAGTCCGGCCGCCGCCGCCACCCAAGGCAGCGCAGTGTCCGCAGCCTTGGCGTCCGCCCAAACGAACAGCGCGGCGACAGGGTTGGGTGGTCTGTTGGCGAACTTTGGGACCGAGTCCTTCGGTACCGAAATATGGAACGCTTTCTCGACCGCTTTTCCTGGGCCGGCGGAGGTGCTGACCGAGGCGGACGGCCTCTTCGGCACGCTGTTCAGCTTCAACGGCATTCAGCAGTTTGGTGTGACCGCGGCCTGGTTCGTCGGCACCGCCATCCCGACGGCGGTGTCGTATATACACACGGCGGCCGCCGCCGCGGCGCCCGCGGCAGCCGCGAGCGACGTCGTGCCGCTGGCCGGTGGTGCGGCCATTGGAGAAGGGTCGTTGGTGAACAGCGTGGGAAGCGGAGCGATGTCGGCGGGCATGGCCGAAGCCTCCGCGGTCGGCGGCCTGTCCGTGCCGGCCAGCTGGTCTTCGGCCGCCCCGGCGACGTTGGCCTCGTCCACCGCCCCCCTGGAGGGCTCCGGCTGGACCGCCGCCGCCGAAGCCGAGCCCGTCGCGGCGATGCCCGGCATGCCGGGAATGGCGGGAGCGGCCAAGGGCGCCGCCGCCTACGGAACGGGCCCGCGGTACGGCTTCAAGCCGATCGTCATGCCCAAGCAGGTTGTCGTCTAA
- a CDS encoding PPE family protein, SVP subgroup, whose amino-acid sequence MSFLTTIPEELLAAAAQLEGIGTSLTAQNVGAAAPTTAIAPAAADPVSALQAGIFSTYGTLYQQIAAEAQSIQQQFVQTLGLSSGTYSATEAANASAAASPYDAIASFEQNLATFLGGPLYSSGGSPISLSGNPANFVSFESGNWASAMSTCLGMAGGGLVPTDWWPTAAGDAAAAVGAADTVNAVGPAGGMGAVGAMPVGGLGQATMVGKLSVPPSWAGTFTPGASPVTAVQTVGWTGAAPQAGPGTIVPGMPGLGAAARNSAGFGAPRYGVKPIVMPKPTAV is encoded by the coding sequence ATGTCGTTTCTGACAACAATTCCTGAAGAGTTGCTCGCCGCGGCGGCACAGCTGGAAGGGATCGGCACTTCGCTGACGGCCCAGAACGTGGGCGCCGCGGCACCCACGACCGCCATCGCCCCGGCGGCCGCGGACCCGGTCTCGGCCCTGCAGGCGGGAATCTTCTCGACGTACGGCACGCTCTACCAGCAGATCGCGGCCGAGGCTCAGTCGATACAACAGCAGTTCGTGCAGACCCTCGGCCTCAGCTCCGGCACCTACAGCGCCACCGAGGCCGCCAACGCGAGTGCAGCGGCCAGTCCCTACGACGCTATCGCCTCTTTCGAGCAAAACCTCGCCACATTCCTCGGCGGCCCGCTCTACAGCTCGGGTGGAAGCCCGATCAGCCTGTCGGGTAATCCTGCCAACTTCGTCAGCTTCGAGAGCGGCAACTGGGCCTCGGCGATGTCGACCTGCCTCGGCATGGCCGGCGGTGGTCTTGTGCCTACCGACTGGTGGCCGACCGCGGCCGGTGACGCCGCCGCTGCCGTCGGCGCCGCGGATACCGTGAACGCGGTTGGGCCGGCCGGCGGCATGGGCGCAGTGGGAGCCATGCCGGTCGGGGGCCTCGGCCAGGCGACCATGGTGGGCAAGTTGTCGGTGCCGCCGAGTTGGGCCGGCACGTTCACCCCGGGCGCCAGCCCCGTCACCGCCGTGCAGACCGTCGGCTGGACCGGCGCCGCGCCGCAGGCCGGGCCGGGAACCATCGTCCCCGGAATGCCCGGGCTGGGCGCGGCCGCGCGCAACAGCGCCGGCTTCGGTGCGCCGCGCTACGGCGTCAAGCCCATCGTCATGCCGAAGCCGACGGCCGTCTAA
- a CDS encoding ArsR/SmtB family transcription factor, with protein MSNQSGCCPALSVAALGESQAAELAAMFKALGDPVRLRLLSLIASHPGGEACVCEISATFDVSQPTISHHLKLLRSTGLLDCERRGTWVYYWVIPSALRRLSSALHVDDEALTGP; from the coding sequence ATGTCGAATCAAAGCGGGTGTTGCCCGGCGCTGAGCGTGGCCGCTCTGGGGGAATCGCAGGCAGCGGAGTTGGCGGCGATGTTCAAGGCGCTCGGTGACCCGGTCCGGCTGCGGCTGCTGAGCCTGATCGCCAGCCACCCCGGCGGGGAGGCGTGCGTATGTGAGATCTCGGCGACCTTCGACGTCTCCCAGCCGACGATTTCTCATCACCTCAAGCTGCTGCGCTCAACCGGCCTGTTGGACTGCGAGCGGCGGGGCACCTGGGTGTACTACTGGGTGATTCCCTCGGCGTTGCGGCGGCTTTCTTCGGCCCTGCATGTCGACGACGAAGCCTTGACGGGGCCGTGA